Proteins encoded together in one Microbacterium sp. ABRD28 window:
- the rfbB gene encoding dTDP-glucose 4,6-dehydratase — protein MSRLLVTGGAGFIGSNFVHHVVRRTDHHVTVLDALTYAGNRASLEGVPEDRMTFVRGDISDARLVDELVSLADSVVHFAAESHNDNSLAEPRPFLDTNVVGTFTLLEAVRRHDRRFHHISTDEVYGDLELDDPERFTETTPYNPSSPYSSTKAASDLLVRAWVRSFGVRATLSNCSNNYGPFQHVEKFIPRQITNVLEGTRPKLYGAGANVRDWIHADDHSAAVLLILERGEIGETYLVGADGERSNKEVVELILELMGEDPQAYDHVVDRAGHDLRYAIDSTKLRRELGWEPVYSDFPAGLTATIRWYRENAQWWRPAKRATEEFYQARGQ, from the coding sequence ATGAGTCGGTTATTGGTCACCGGAGGGGCTGGATTCATCGGCTCCAATTTCGTCCATCACGTCGTACGACGGACGGATCACCACGTGACCGTTCTCGATGCCCTGACCTACGCGGGCAACCGCGCGTCACTCGAAGGCGTCCCGGAAGACCGGATGACTTTTGTTCGTGGGGATATCTCCGACGCCAGACTCGTCGATGAACTCGTTAGCCTCGCGGACTCCGTCGTTCACTTCGCTGCTGAATCTCATAACGACAATTCTCTCGCCGAACCACGGCCCTTCCTCGACACCAACGTGGTGGGAACCTTCACTCTCCTGGAGGCGGTTCGACGGCACGACCGACGTTTCCATCACATCTCCACCGACGAGGTCTACGGCGATCTCGAACTCGACGATCCGGAGCGTTTCACCGAGACGACACCGTACAATCCCTCTTCGCCGTATTCGTCGACGAAGGCGGCAAGTGACCTCCTCGTGAGAGCCTGGGTACGTTCGTTTGGAGTACGCGCGACGCTTTCCAACTGCTCGAATAACTATGGTCCGTTCCAACACGTAGAAAAGTTCATTCCACGCCAGATCACCAACGTCCTGGAAGGGACGCGGCCCAAGCTCTACGGAGCCGGCGCCAATGTGCGCGACTGGATACACGCGGACGATCACTCTGCGGCTGTATTGCTGATCCTCGAGCGCGGCGAGATCGGGGAGACGTATCTCGTAGGAGCGGACGGAGAGCGCAGCAACAAGGAAGTTGTCGAGTTGATCCTCGAGTTGATGGGGGAAGATCCGCAGGCATACGACCATGTGGTCGATCGAGCGGGGCATGACCTCCGTTACGCCATCGATTCGACCAAGCTGCGACGCGAACTCGGATGGGAACCGGTGTACTCCGACTTCCCGGCCGGGCTGACCGCCACCATCCGCTGGTATCGAGAAAATGCGCAATGGTGGCGTCCCGCCAAGCGGGCT
- the rfbA gene encoding glucose-1-phosphate thymidylyltransferase RfbA produces MKGIILAGGSGTRLHPITLGVSKQLVPVYDKPMVYYPLSTLMLAGIRELLVITTPHDAAAFQRLLGDGEQFGVALSFAQQPSPDGLAQAFTIGADFIGNEKVALVLGDNLLYGPGLGTQLKNHTDVDGGAVFAYWVAEPSAYGVVDFDADGRAVSLEEKPARPKSNYAVPGLYFYDNDVVEIARSLSPSPRGEYEITDVNMAYLSQGKLQVQVLPRGTAWLDTGTFDQMTDAAEYVRTMERRTGLRIGVPEEVAWRQGFLTDEQLEKRGHELRKSGYGSYLLGLLERGSR; encoded by the coding sequence GTGAAGGGCATCATCCTCGCGGGCGGTTCAGGAACGCGCTTGCATCCGATCACGCTCGGAGTCTCGAAGCAGCTCGTCCCCGTTTACGACAAGCCGATGGTCTACTACCCTCTGTCCACCCTCATGCTCGCGGGTATCCGTGAACTGTTGGTCATCACCACTCCACACGACGCCGCAGCCTTCCAGCGTCTTCTGGGCGACGGCGAGCAGTTCGGAGTCGCGCTCAGCTTCGCGCAACAGCCGTCGCCTGATGGTCTCGCCCAGGCTTTCACCATCGGCGCTGACTTCATCGGGAACGAGAAAGTGGCGCTCGTCCTCGGGGACAACCTTCTTTACGGGCCAGGTCTGGGAACACAACTCAAGAACCACACCGACGTGGACGGCGGGGCGGTTTTCGCGTACTGGGTGGCGGAGCCATCCGCGTACGGTGTTGTGGACTTCGACGCTGACGGTCGAGCTGTGTCCTTGGAGGAGAAGCCCGCACGACCGAAGAGCAACTACGCCGTTCCTGGGCTGTACTTCTACGACAACGATGTGGTGGAAATCGCTCGGAGCCTCAGCCCATCCCCTAGGGGCGAGTACGAGATCACCGACGTGAACATGGCATACCTTTCGCAGGGCAAGCTCCAGGTGCAGGTTCTGCCCCGCGGGACAGCTTGGCTCGACACCGGGACGTTCGACCAAATGACGGACGCTGCCGAGTACGTGAGGACCATGGAGCGTCGCACGGGCCTTCGGATCGGCGTGCCGGAGGAAGTGGCATGGCGACAGGGGTTCTTGACGGACGAGCAGCTTGAGAAACGGGGGCACGAGCTGAGAAAGTCGGGATACGGGTCCTACCTGCTGGGCTTGCTGGAGCGTGGTTCTCGATGA